The nucleotide window CGTGGCAAAGCTTCCGGCAACCTGGAAGAACGCACACCATGTTCAATCTGCCGAGATCACCCACGGCGAGGATGGCAAACTGACGCTTGCCGCGAAGATCATCTATCAGAACCAGGGCATGCTTCCCGATGGGGCCGTTCGACAGGCCGACCTGAGTTACACCGTTGAAATGGTGCCTGGCGAAGATGTGCTTCCGCTTCTATCCAATGTTCTGATCGAACAGGACAGCGATACCACCGTCAAAAGCTTTCAAGATGCCTATGCCGAGAACCGGCTGCGCAGCCTTGTTCACTATTGGCTCGCCCTGATCGAGGACCCCTCTCGCAACCCGGAGCCCGTTCAAGAAATTCTTGCAGATGACTTCTCACTGAATTTCTCAAGTGGTGCCATCACCGACTTTGACGGTTTCAAAGCTTGGCTTGCCGGTCCTGCGTCGCAGGTCGCTGCCAGCACTCACGTCATTTCCAACTTCGCGGTCGAAGATCTTGGTGCGGAAGACTACGCGATCACGATGGATTTCGATTGGGCAGGCATAACGCCTGATGGTGTCGAACTCATCGCCAAGACACGCCATACCTGGCGAGCAACCAACGACGTAGAAGAACGGTTTGCACGCATAAAATCCGTCGATGTGGAAGTGCTCGAACCCTTTCGACCACGTGGAAACTGATCTCGCCAAACAGTGCGGATTGCCAAAAGAGGGCCCGTGTGAAAAAGGTCTGATACATGGACTGTCGGACCTGTCGACGTCCTAGACAAATCGAACCCGGGCTTTCTATTGTGCCGGTATGACAACCGAGCAGTACCCCAAGATAACCAGCAGCCGCATTCGTGCGGTCATGGCTCCCCTGGCACTCCCGCACAAGACGGCATCCGGCACACTGGAAGCTGCCCCCTTGGTCCTGATCGACATATCCAGGAATGACGGGATCACCGGATCGGCGTATCTGTTTTCCTATACGCCGGTCGCACTTGAACCGCTTGCCCTTTTGACCAAGAACCTGATCAATGGCCTTGTAGGCGAGAGTTCGGACCCAGCAACCGTGAATGCGCTGCTTGATCAACGCGCCCGGTTGCTCGGAAATCAGGGCCTGCTGGCAATGGCAATCAGCGGTATCGACATGGCGCTGTGGGACGCCGACGCCAAGCGGGCGGAGAAGCCCTTGTGCAAGTTGCTGGGCCAAGGATGCAAACCCGTCCGCGTTTATGACAGCCTTGGCCAGATGCCACCGGAGGAGACTGCCCGCGAAGTCGAAGCGTCTCATGAACGCGGGTTTCGCGCATTCAAGATCAAGGCCGGACACCCTGATCCACAAGTTGATGCTGCCGTTGTGCGCGCGATCCGAAACGTCGCCGGCAACGATGTCTGGATCGCGGCGGACTTCAATCAGGCGTTCGATGTCGACGAAGCCATCCAGCGCATGAAGATACTCGACGATGAAGGCCTTGCCTGGATCGAGGAACCGGTTCATGCCACCGACTATCTGGGGCATGCCGTTGTTCGCTCCAACATCCGCACACCCGTTCAAACAGGTGAAAACTGGTGGGGAATTGCCGATATGCAAAAGTCGGTTGCCGCGAAGGCTTCAGACTTTGCGATGCCGGATGCCATGAAAATCGGCGGCGTGACCGGTTGGCGCCGGGCAAGCCAACTTGCACAAGATGCATCGTTGCCGGTTGCAAGCCATCTGTTTGTCGAGATCTCGTCCCATCTTCTGAACGCGACGCCAACCGCCATGATCCTGGAATGGTTCGACATTGCCGGAACGCTTGTCGCGAACACGCCCACCATCCGAGACGGCCATGCGCTCCCGTCTTCGGAGCCGGGCATCGGCATTATTTGGGACGAGTACGCTATTTCGAGCATTTCAGGGTAGCGCGCATTGCCTGTTAAAGCTGCAAGACCGACTTCACGGATCCTGCGCTGCTGAACGACCAGTCGATCGGCTGGTTTTCCAGAAGATAGATAATGGAATTGTCGGGCTTTAAACCAATATCGCCGAGACGCTGCCTGACATCGCGGTAAAGCGCTTCTTTCTGATCGTCTGTGCGTCCGCCAAGCAGCGCGATCTCGATAATGATTGTTTCGTCCGGGTCACGTAAGCCCAAAAATGAAGGATGAAGAATAACGTCTTGCGGCGGGTAGCGCGTCACAAGGCAGAAAAAGTCGTCCGGGTTCACCGCACACGTTTCCACCAGACTGTCATGAAGTAACCGATTGATGCTGTGGCAGATCGTTGACGGCAGTTCCTGCGGGACGTGGATTTTATTCATCGGCATCTGAGCCCCTTCCTCTTTGATTGAAGTTCTAGGTCACGTTATTCTTGATTTTTTGTTGGAAATAGATCGATTCTAGCAAAGATAAATTGCCTGAAAGTTTGGAATGGCCACACATCTAGCACCCGAAATTGCAACATTCGTGCGCGTAATTGACCTGGGATCATTTGCTTCGGTCGCCGACGAACGGGGACTGACATCTTCCGGTATATCCCGCACTGTTTCGAGGCTTGAAGCATCACTGGGGTTCAAGCTGTTACACCGGTCAACCAGGCGCTTGACATTGACACCGGAAGGCGAAGTGTTTCTTCGACATGCACGCAACATTCTTGCAATGCTCGAAGCGGCAAGGTCGGACATTTCAAAGGAAACCGAATTCGCCCGCGGCCACCTGAAAATCAACAGCGGCTCAGCTTTCGCCCATCACAAGCTGGCACCGATCCTGCCCACATTTAACGAGGTTTATCCAGATATCACGGTCGAAGTCTCAATCGACGATCGACGTGTGGACCCCTTTGCTGAGCATTCCGACATCACGATCCGTGTTGGCGCCTTGACCGATAGCGATCTCGTTGCTGTCCGACTGGGAACCGTATCAAGGGTGATCGCGGCCAGCCCCGCCTATCTGAAAAAACACGGGCAACCGACTTCAGCGGCGGACTTGCTTTCGCACAATTGCCTGCTTTTAAGGGGCTTCCCTCACCAATCGGTGTGGCCGTTCCGGGAAAATGGCGAACTGATCGACATTGAAGTTGCCGGTACCTTCACCTCAGACAGTGCAGAAATGCTGCTGCAGGCGGCAATTGCGGGTCTCGGGATCGTGAGGTTGGGAGACTTTCTGGGAGAAGAAGCTCTCAAGTCCGGCAAATTGTTTCCAATTCTTCGCGCAAGTCACATCGAAAATGCACAAGCTATTACCGCTCTGATGCCACCGGGACGCCAGTCCCTTCCGCGCGTCCGGGCGATGCTAGATTTCCTGAAGGCGAAAACCTGATGTCTTCCGATCTTGTGCAGTCAGAACTCCTTGCGCGTTAGAATTCGTCGGCAAGCGCCTCCAGCCTGTCCCGATCCTTGATGACCAGCCAGCCATCTCGCAGCGAAATCAGGCCGGCTTTTTGCCATTTGCCGAGGCAGCGATTGACGCTTTCACGCGTGTTGCCAATCATGCTTGCCAGTTCCGACTGGGATTGGGAAAGCTTTTGAAGCGGACGGTCGCTTGACCCTGGAGCTGTTGTCGTCAACCTGAGCAGAAGCTTGGAGAGGCGCACTTGCGTATCCAAAAACGCGACCTCGATCATACGCTCGTCGGACCGGCGCACGCGTTGACACAGAAGTTCGATCAAACGGATCGAGAGTGTTGGATTTCGGCTCAGGACGTCCAGGAACGACCGGCGTTCAAGCACCACAAGCGCACAATTTGTGAGCGCATCGACATTTGCCGAACGTCCGCCTCCGTCCAGCATCGCAATCTCTCCAAAGACCTCGCCGGTCTGCAGGTCATTCAAGGTTATGTCCCTGTCGCCGGGTGTCATCATCGAAACGCGTACGGAGCCTTCGGCGATCGCCATCATGCTCATGCCAGGTTCGCCCATGGCGAATATTTTCTGCCCCGCCTCATAACGCTTCACATAAGAAAACTCAGCCAGTTCCTTTCTGGCATGGCTGTCAAGCGCTTCAAAAACAAAGCTTTTACCGAGCAGCTTTTCCTTGTTAAATTCGTTAGATGCATTCATGGTTTTTTTCTCAAAGGGCATGATGCGCACGACATTTCTGGGAATGTCCGTGACTTGTTGAACGACAGCTCTAGGTGCCTTTGGGCAAATTGGAGCACGACTTGAACGTTCCATTTAGGACATCGATGATGAAAAAGTATGTCACTCTAGCCCTATTCTCCATTCTAATTGCTCTCACAAGTACTTTTTCAAACGCACAATCTCTGATTGGGTGTACGCGGACAGACTTGGCTGACCCCGCCCGGGTTGTCTATCAGTGTCAGGGTGGTGTCGTACTGGAAGCAGAGGCAGCAGCAGCCCTCGGGGTGATCAAATCAGACCCTGATCAACGCCCTTCCGAGGTTGAGGTCGATTCCGATGCCGTTCTGATCGAGGTTGCCCCTGCAGGTGGTCCTTTTCAAATTCGCACACCACACGCGATCGCTGCGGTCAGAGGCACGGTCTATGTTGTCGATGTTACTGCAGAAGGTACATCCGTCTTTGTCAGCGAAGGCGAGGTCGCAGTTTTCCGCGAAGCCGGCGGTGACGAGGTGACGTTGACCGCTGGTGACGGTGTTGATGTTCGAAACGGCGAACCGCTTGTGGTTCGGCAATGGCCTGAACGGCGGGTACGTGCATTGCTCAATCGCTTTGGCCGATGAAGCCGAAGCTTTCCCGATGGATCTTGCTGACTGCACTTGCCGCCGGACTGATTTGGTCGGGTCTGCTTGCCTTTATTCATCTGACCGGAAGCGCAAGCATCCTCGACCGGTTTGAAACAGTTTTTCTTGATCT belongs to Roseibium porphyridii and includes:
- a CDS encoding enolase C-terminal domain-like protein, producing MTTEQYPKITSSRIRAVMAPLALPHKTASGTLEAAPLVLIDISRNDGITGSAYLFSYTPVALEPLALLTKNLINGLVGESSDPATVNALLDQRARLLGNQGLLAMAISGIDMALWDADAKRAEKPLCKLLGQGCKPVRVYDSLGQMPPEETAREVEASHERGFRAFKIKAGHPDPQVDAAVVRAIRNVAGNDVWIAADFNQAFDVDEAIQRMKILDDEGLAWIEEPVHATDYLGHAVVRSNIRTPVQTGENWWGIADMQKSVAAKASDFAMPDAMKIGGVTGWRRASQLAQDASLPVASHLFVEISSHLLNATPTAMILEWFDIAGTLVANTPTIRDGHALPSSEPGIGIIWDEYAISSISG
- a CDS encoding tautomerase family protein; amino-acid sequence: MPMNKIHVPQELPSTICHSINRLLHDSLVETCAVNPDDFFCLVTRYPPQDVILHPSFLGLRDPDETIIIEIALLGGRTDDQKEALYRDVRQRLGDIGLKPDNSIIYLLENQPIDWSFSSAGSVKSVLQL
- a CDS encoding LysR family transcriptional regulator, which codes for MATHLAPEIATFVRVIDLGSFASVADERGLTSSGISRTVSRLEASLGFKLLHRSTRRLTLTPEGEVFLRHARNILAMLEAARSDISKETEFARGHLKINSGSAFAHHKLAPILPTFNEVYPDITVEVSIDDRRVDPFAEHSDITIRVGALTDSDLVAVRLGTVSRVIAASPAYLKKHGQPTSAADLLSHNCLLLRGFPHQSVWPFRENGELIDIEVAGTFTSDSAEMLLQAAIAGLGIVRLGDFLGEEALKSGKLFPILRASHIENAQAITALMPPGRQSLPRVRAMLDFLKAKT
- a CDS encoding Crp/Fnr family transcriptional regulator, which encodes MNASNEFNKEKLLGKSFVFEALDSHARKELAEFSYVKRYEAGQKIFAMGEPGMSMMAIAEGSVRVSMMTPGDRDITLNDLQTGEVFGEIAMLDGGGRSANVDALTNCALVVLERRSFLDVLSRNPTLSIRLIELLCQRVRRSDERMIEVAFLDTQVRLSKLLLRLTTTAPGSSDRPLQKLSQSQSELASMIGNTRESVNRCLGKWQKAGLISLRDGWLVIKDRDRLEALADEF
- a CDS encoding FecR family protein translates to MADPARVVYQCQGGVVLEAEAAAALGVIKSDPDQRPSEVEVDSDAVLIEVAPAGGPFQIRTPHAIAAVRGTVYVVDVTAEGTSVFVSEGEVAVFREAGGDEVTLTAGDGVDVRNGEPLVVRQWPERRVRALLNRFGR